From Vagococcus jeotgali, one genomic window encodes:
- a CDS encoding PTS glucitol/sorbitol transporter subunit IIA codes for MVKSVVTEIGKNALGTDDIIILFNEEATESLKNFSVIQQVDSKSFNLSEGSQISFDEQIYNIVKVGTLANKHLEELGHVTLVFKNPKETDELVNALFLEPYTLPDIKEGTVITYK; via the coding sequence ATGGTTAAATCAGTTGTAACAGAAATTGGAAAAAATGCATTAGGAACAGATGATATTATTATTCTTTTTAATGAAGAGGCAACAGAGTCATTAAAAAATTTCTCAGTGATTCAACAAGTTGATTCAAAATCATTTAACTTATCAGAAGGCAGTCAAATCTCATTTGATGAGCAGATATATAATATTGTAAAAGTGGGTACTTTAGCCAATAAGCACTTAGAAGAATTGGGGCATGTGACTTTAGTGTTTAAAAATCCTAAAGAAACAGATGAATTAGTTAATGCACTCTTCTTAGAACCATACACTTTACCAGACATCAAAGAAGGTACTGTGATTACTTACAAGTAG